One stretch of Rosistilla oblonga DNA includes these proteins:
- a CDS encoding DUF2945 domain-containing protein: protein MSQEFQKNQSVQWNFGTGVGKGKIKDAFKSKVTRTIKGSEVTRNATEEEPAYLIEQDDGDEVLKSQSELTQD from the coding sequence ATGAGCCAAGAATTTCAGAAGAACCAATCCGTCCAATGGAACTTCGGTACCGGTGTGGGCAAGGGGAAGATCAAAGACGCGTTCAAAAGCAAAGTCACGCGAACCATTAAGGGGAGTGAAGTGACTCGCAATGCAACGGAAGAGGAACCGGCCTACCTGATCGAACAAGACGATGGCGACGAGGTGCTGAAGAGCCAAAGCGAGTTAACGCAGGATTAG
- a CDS encoding putative DNA modification/repair radical SAM protein, whose product MDVRDKLTVLADAAKYDASCASSGSKTTRPGSTIGSTEGMGICHSYTPDGRCVSLLKILLTNYCIYDCQYCVNRISSDTPRARFTVDEVVSLTMEFYKRNYIEGLFLSSGIIQTSDYTMEQLISVAKKLRTEQRYGGYIHLKTIPNASQSLIEEAGLWADRLSVNIELPTEGDLYKLAPEKRKPQIEGAMAGIRDKIDETKQEQKAGFKPPRFTPAGQSTQMIVGATDTPDVEVLKTASQLYSLQNLRRVYYSAYSPIPHADARLPGQSPPLVREHRLYQADWLIRFYGFDANEIVAEADQNLSLDIDPKLAWALANRHYFPVDVNKSSREELLRVPGIGARNVKRILNIRRFQSLASGDMKKLRVAWNRAKFFVLTADHNPALLNLDKLDLRSKAKPKTKQLLLFDAASSALSGEV is encoded by the coding sequence ATGGATGTACGAGACAAACTGACGGTTCTGGCCGACGCTGCAAAGTACGATGCGTCGTGCGCCAGCAGCGGTTCCAAAACGACGCGACCGGGCAGCACGATCGGCAGCACCGAGGGGATGGGGATCTGTCACAGCTACACGCCCGATGGACGCTGTGTCTCGCTGTTGAAAATCCTGCTGACCAACTACTGCATCTATGACTGCCAGTACTGCGTCAATCGCATCTCCAGCGACACCCCGCGGGCTCGGTTCACTGTCGATGAAGTCGTGTCGCTGACGATGGAGTTCTACAAACGCAACTACATCGAAGGACTGTTCCTCAGCTCCGGGATCATCCAAACCTCCGACTACACGATGGAGCAATTGATCTCGGTCGCCAAAAAGCTACGAACGGAACAACGTTACGGCGGATACATCCATTTGAAGACGATCCCGAACGCGTCGCAGTCGCTGATCGAGGAAGCCGGTCTGTGGGCGGATCGGTTGAGCGTCAACATCGAACTGCCGACTGAAGGCGATCTGTATAAGTTAGCTCCCGAAAAAAGGAAGCCCCAAATCGAAGGTGCGATGGCGGGCATCCGCGACAAGATCGACGAGACCAAGCAAGAACAAAAGGCTGGATTCAAACCGCCGCGATTTACGCCCGCCGGCCAGAGCACTCAGATGATCGTCGGCGCGACCGACACGCCCGATGTCGAAGTCCTCAAGACCGCATCGCAACTCTACAGTTTGCAGAACTTGCGCCGCGTTTATTATTCCGCCTACAGTCCCATCCCGCATGCCGACGCGCGCCTGCCCGGTCAATCGCCACCTCTGGTTCGCGAGCATCGCCTGTACCAAGCCGATTGGCTGATCCGTTTCTACGGATTCGACGCCAACGAAATCGTGGCCGAAGCGGATCAGAATCTCTCGCTGGACATCGATCCCAAACTGGCTTGGGCTCTGGCTAATCGGCACTACTTTCCAGTCGACGTGAACAAGTCCAGCCGGGAAGAGCTGCTGCGAGTTCCGGGGATTGGTGCGAGGAACGTCAAACGCATCTTGAACATCCGTCGCTTTCAGTCGCTCGCCAGCGGCGACATGAAGAAGTTGCGAGTCGCCTGGAATCGCGCCAAGTTCTTCGTCTTGACCGCCGATCACAACCCCGCGTTGTTGAATCTGGACAAACTGGATTTGCGTTCAAAAGCGAAGCCGAAGACAAAACAGTTGCTGCTGTTCGATGCCGCAAGTTCTGCTCTCTCCGGAGAAGTCTAG